One Molothrus ater isolate BHLD 08-10-18 breed brown headed cowbird chromosome 14, BPBGC_Mater_1.1, whole genome shotgun sequence DNA segment encodes these proteins:
- the LOC118698836 gene encoding endogenous retrovirus group K member 9 Gag polyprotein-like → MGHNLTKEEENVLATWKVLLRNKGINTSDYALRNILLWAKSQNFGTDPHTAFSVKAWKKVGDRLWEVIRKGDKTVVDLAVTWESLFEALKEWKTEREQAERDADEELGLITEPDGGDEAEGASDGELEESPGAMQVTWQAARASGKAARASGQAAKASGKAAKASGKGARASGKAAKASGKAAKTSGQPAVASSYQTPKPLYLTPAQQLAMVPVYTTPLRQLAEMSLAERQTQPSAPPLPSALVQPSAPPLPSEQFEQPARPYPPLPDSDSSSEASDESPAVTSELGQGALVSLPPKSSSLAAPWTLPPCQVTVVPRHPQEFWEFVRRKAVEEKNWDTVERLGAPRVPQENSANANVACDNPMAFPVFKAAPGAGQDDSHHVFAWRVVQDLQSKVAQYGINSSEVMQLIRVINADLLSPYDIAHLATILFQPVQYGVFQETWRRAAERTALTNMQLPQHDPRHAVGVDALLGTGPFANPDLQARWDPSILAQAQQIGMSALTKTMEMAAPKQKYVTIQQGTREPFLQFAEKLAAAIEKQVEDETLRDKLCIQLAKENANPDCRKIIDTLPGEPTLSEMVTACSKVGSVEHKMAALAAVLRPSAKCYNCGQQGHVRSQCTTVSNVVRKTTFKPSASSDVVCNRCAKLGHYAKQCRSKYHANGQLLPGNPKRSAKGRVGKQIPQQQQLPQQQMRAFPALQSYPFVSNTQGQQAGPQGLIYPPLTQ, encoded by the coding sequence ATGGGACATAATTTAactaaagaagaagaaaatgttctggCTACATGGAAAGTTTTGTTAAGAAATAAGGGAATTAATACGTCAGACTATGCCCTTCGAAATATACTGCTGTGGGCTAAATCTCAGAATTTTGGCACTGATCCCCACACAGCTTTTAGTGTTAAGGCATGGAAAAAAGTCGGGGACAGACTGTGGGAAGTCATCCGAAAGGGAGATAAAACGGTTGTCGATCTAGCAGTTACTTGGGAATCGCTCTTTGAGGCAttaaaggaatggaaaacagagCGAGAACAAGCAGAGCGGGATGCGGACGAAGAGTTGGGGCTGATAACAGAACCTGATGGGGGGGATGAGGCAGAGGGGGCCTCTGATGGGGAACTTGAAGAAAGTCCGGGTGCCATGCAAGTTACCTGGCAAGCTGCCAGAGCTTCCGGGAAAGCTGCCAGAGCTTCTGGGCAAGCTGCCAAAGCATCCGGGAAGGCTGCCAAAGCTTCCGGGAAAGGTGCCAGAgcttctgggaaagctgccaaggcttctgggaaagctgccaaaACTTCTGGGCAACCTGCAGTAGCATCCTCTTATCAGACCCCTAAACCTCTCTATctcacacctgcacagcagctcgCAATGGTGCCTGTATATACTACACCGCTACGCCAGTTAGCTGAAATGTCTTTAGCAGAGAGACAAACCCAGCCATCTGCCCCCCCGCTTCCCTCCGCTCTAGTCCAGCCATCCGCCCCCCCGCTCCCGTCTGAGCAGTTTGAACAACCTGCAAGGCCGTATCCTCCGTTacctgacagtgacagcagcagcgaAGCAAGTGATGAGTCGCCTGCAGTAACATCTGAGTTGGGGCAAGGAGCTCTGGTCTCTTTACCTCCAAAGAGCTCTAGCCTTGCTGCCCCATGGACTTTGCCTCCATGTCAAGTAACTGTGGTTCCTCGACACCCTCAGGAGTTTTGGGAATTTGTTAGGAGGAAAGCAGTTGAAGAAAAGAATTGGGACACCGTAGAAAGGTTAGGTGCTCCAAGAGTACCTCAGGAGAACAGTGCCAATGCAAATGTTGCTTGTGATAACCCTATGGCTTTTCCAGTctttaaagcagctcctggagcagggcaggatgacAGTCATCACGTCTTTGCCTGGAGGGTTGTGCAAGACCTCCAATCGAAAGTGGCTCAGTACGGTATTAATTCCTCAGAGGTAATGCAATTAATACGTGTGATTAATGCAGATTTGCTTTCACCTTACGACATTGCGCATCTTGCTACAATTCTATTCCAGCCAGTACAATACGGTGTATTTCAAGAAACTTGGAGGCGCGCAGCTGAACGCACTGCTTTAACAAATATGCAGTTGCCTCAACACGACCCTCGTCATGCTGTGGGTGTTGATGCCCTACTGGGCACTGGGCCTTTTGCCAATCCAGATTTACAGGCAAGGTGGGATCCTTCGATTTTGGCACAAGCTCAACAAATTGGCATGAGTGCCTTAActaaaacaatggaaatggcagctccaaaacagaaatatgtcaCTATACAGCAAGGGACGAGAGAGCCATTTTTGCAATTTGCAGAAAAACTTGCTGCAGCTATTGAGAAACAGGTAGAAGATGAAACTTTGCGAGACAAATTGTGCATACAATTggctaaagaaaatgcaaacccagATTGCAGAAAGATTATTGATACTTTACCTGGGGAACCCACCTTGTCTGAAATGGTTACTGCTTGCTCAAAAGTTGGTTCAGTTGAGCATAAAAtggcagctcttgctgcagtgCTAAGACCTTCAGCAAAATGTTATAATTGTGGACAACAAGGGCATGTAAGATCACAGTGTACCACAGTGTCAAATGTTGTCCGGAAAACAACATTTAAGCCAAGTGCAAGCAGCGATGTTGTGTGCAATCGCTGTGCTAAACTTGGGCACTATGCTAAACAGTGCAGGAGTAAATATCACGCAAATGGTCAGCTATTGCCGGGAAACCCAAAGAGGAGCGCGAAGGGGCGCGTGGGGAAACAAAtaccccaacaacaacaactacCACAACAGCAAATGCGggccttcccagcactgcaaagctaCCCATTTGTGAGCAATACTCAGGGGCAACAAGCGGGTCCTCA